The Arctopsyche grandis isolate Sample6627 chromosome 7, ASM5162203v2, whole genome shotgun sequence genome includes a window with the following:
- the LOC143914493 gene encoding uncharacterized protein LOC143914493, translating into MVMSSFGGEASGHGERACRVCLTDSGELHPISTAHLSMIFNCTGIRANIGEGYPEVICKKCNTDLLTSYMFKVKFIATNTLLENAFSRLPRRQIKTETLEIDLKPSHIDTRFKIKREENPTDDYLPRGSIANVSSAMGYRYHSDSSDDDESNDICNIKREPSSQTSNYPLLCDHCEAVFVDKNALIKHMFKHAVNDQTSECFVCTLCDCKFKNKRRMEAHRHMHFRPLQYCKYCNYNTRLHIHMYRHMKTHLGLPKDNVALSSIGSIAGD; encoded by the exons ATGGTTATGTCTTCCTTTGGGGGTGAAGCTTCAGGACATGGAGAACGTGCATGTCGTGTGTGTCTTACCGATTCTGGCGAATTGCATCCCATTTCTACTGCCCACCTCTCCATGATCTTTAACTGTACAGGAATCCGG GCAAACATTGGGGAAGGATATCCCGAAGtcatatgtaaaaaatgcaACACGGACTTGTTAACCTCATATATGTTCAAAGTAAAATTCATAGCGACCAACACTCTATTGGAAAATGCATTCTCACGGTTACCCCGTCGTCAAATCAAAACTGAAACATTAGAAATCGATCTGAAACCGTCGCACATCGATACAAGATTCAAAATAAAACGCGAAGAAAATCCAACCGATGATTACCTTCCCCGAGGCAGTATTGCAAATGTTAGTAGTGCTATGGGATATCGATATCATTCGGATTCTTCAGATGACGACGAATCtaacgatatttgtaatataaaacgagAACCGTCCTCTCAAACTTCCAATTATCCACTACTCTGTGATCACTGTGAGGCAGT GTTCGTCGATAAGAACGCTTTAATTAAACACATGTTTAAACATGCCGTCAACGACCAGACATCCGAATGTTTTGTTTGCACATTGTGCGATTGCAAATTCAAGAATAAGCGGCGTATGGAAGCACATCGGCACATGCATTTTCGACCTCTGCAATATTGCAAATACTGCAATTATAATACGAGAttgcacattcatatgtacCGTCATATGAAAACGCATCTCGGACTACCTAAAGATAATGTCGCATTG tcATCTATTGGGTCTATTGCTGGAGATTGA